TGATACTTGGTTGGTACGAATCAAACGCAAACAAGTTTGACCAGCTATGTTAGCTTGGGGGAGTGTTTCAGGCCTGTATCTCTCCTGAGCAGTTCAGGGCGTGGACTGGAATTTGTCAATACACACGGAAGGGTTTAAGTGAAATGAAAAAGTTTTGGAGTTAACCCTTGGGTTCCTTAGAAGCGCAACACCAGAAAGCACTTATTCCAGGCTCCTTTTCTACCTGCTGGAAACCCAACCCTGGCCTTGTTATTTCAAGATACTTTGCATTTATTTTCCCTTTTTACAAGCAGTTCCTACAGTATTAAATAGTCTATGACTCTGTAGCCCTcaggcatttgtgtgtgtgtgtgtgtgtgtgtgtgtgtttcactcTGTGCCTTCTTTCTGGAAaggaacttccaaggagctctgAGCACCTTTTCCATCAttgacatcagaagagcctggtctgctggatcaggccaaaaggaggcccatctagcccagcatcctgttctcacagtggccaaccagatgccccagtgggaagcctgtACATTAGCTGGTGATGATTTTGATGTTGCCTTTACATGTCTGGAACACCTCATTAAAATAGTTGTAAAAACACTAAGAAGATCAAAACTGAAGATAGATTTCAAAACAATAGAACATGAACATCTAATGCAGAGACCTTTTCATTCAGCTAGAAAAGTCCCTTTGAACATTTCCTGCAAATATATGCACATAATCAGGACGGAAAGTGAGGTATTTTTAAATGGAACACACATCTGAGCCAATGCAGGAATTCCATCTGAATTAAGGGATTGGAAGACTCAAAAATGGATTTATCACCTGGGGGTGGATCAAGCAGCTTGTGGAAATCAGGTAGCGTTTCCCCCCcagaatgtcccattcctgtcatTTAGATGTGGAAGTTTGGCACTGAGCTAGTCCCTGCCAGTCCATGCAGCTGCTGGAATCTGTTTTTTATTAACTTGCTTTGCCCCCAGGGAAGTGATCTCACCCACCCTTGTTTCCTTATGACATCCCCCCAGGTCTGACCAGAAAAAAACCTGTATTCTGTCAAGTAACCAGTAACAGGGTCTGAAAAAAACAAGATACATCCTGCCTGTCCAGCTTCCATCTGTGACCCTTGCTAATGCCATACTGGGCCACACCTACAgatagggaagaaattcaattcagttcacatgtaaaggcgAATCtagctaatttgcactttctgaagcaatacacaaaccaaaacgcagcccctcttcaaaatttacacttctctccgaattttgcaatgcagtcctccagccgaGGAATGTGCCCCAGCCACCATCAAGGCTTGGGATATTCTCATGCAGCAGacaacatgctcagaggcacacttgCCTTTGTTACGGCTGCGCTTTGCCATTGAAAAACCCGTTCCTGAGCTGACTGAGCCCTACAAATAGCTGCTTTCAAATGACTCCCAGGAAGAGCTGCTGGAGCTAGCAGGGAAACGGAAGCTAATTACTGTCTGGGGTTCGGATTTGGGGTTCATGACATCCGGTTCTCATGATTAGTGGTGATCTCATTCCCCCCATTAAATGAGCCACAGGAAGTGAATGGGTGCGTGAGAGGACCTGTTGACATGAGGTTGGCAGGAAGGCACGGATTATCTAATTTACAGCTGAGTCACTCCTGCAACATATAGAATGCCTTGGCAAGAGGCTTCATTTAttaattcttacatttataccccacttttcctccaagtagctcaaggtggcattcacacttctcccctccattttttcctctcaacaaccctttgaggtaggttacactgagagtgactggcccagtgtcaCCTGATGGACTTAATGGTTGAGCAgagattagaaccctggtctctgccaggtcctagtccaacactctagtctAACCACTGGCTCTTTGTGATCCtaaaaagcaggggtgggggatctttTTCATCCCTAGGGCCAGATTTCTTCAGGGCAAACTtcaaggggccacatgccagtggtgggtggggctagaggcaaaaatgGTTGGAGCAAAATGACCAGGTGGGCTGGGGCAATTCCTCTCTGAGGAACAGACACAATGTTTGGGGCtgctcattttaattttttaatttttttaaaaaaaattgccatcattttaaatgttgcttaaattttatttcctttttttaaaaaatccaattttattaataataaaaaaatggggGGCGCTCAGTTTCAAAAGGAGAGTAGGGAATTGTTTTaagcctgagggccgcatcccCTCATGAGTAACCTTTTAACCAGTGGAGGCTCTGAtgtcagcaccctggacagctccttggaagttcagactaaaacctggagcggattcactgccccgctgacattagAGCCTCCACCTCCAATGCTTTTAACTGGAGGCAGCGgcactgagcctgggaccttccgtGGGTAAAGCAAGagctctacccactgagcaaGGGTCTCCCACTCTGAAAGTTCTTGCGGCAGAACTCCCCCAAAGCACAACCTTTCCATCCTACAGGGATCAATCACATCTCTCCGTTGCcaccttttaaaaatcagcatttcCACTTCTCTCAAGTGCGCCCTCGCAGCTGTCACTTAATCTTGTCTGTGGCTAAGAACTGGCCCTTCCCTTGTGTATCTGCTTGTAAAGGCAGGCAAGTGTGGCAAAGATGAAGGTTgcacctagagatgtgaaggcccagaaaaaaatggggggatttgcttctccccccccctaatttcttctgttcccctccccccaaggctTTCACGTCTCTAGGTGAAATGTTATAGAAGgtggggttaggtggggagaaacAGAATGGGATATTGGAGAATATTTTTAGACATTTTTATAACTGTTATATTCGGTTtgtttattctgttattatgttatgtacattgttgagatttattgtttagttatgtttatttaaaatgtgatgtattgttttccttttaattgtaccaaatatgaactgtttattgtatattgattttttatgttgtaaaccgcccagagagcttcggctatggggtggtataaacATTTAATTaatcataaacaaacaaacataaacaTCTCTAGTCCCAACCCTCAggcatctagcatcctgttcagaGGCAAGACCAACTGGCTTTAAGCTCACTCAGCCAGTTGTCACAAAGAAAGTCACAAATGCCATCAGCCTAAGTGGAACCTCCACATCCAGCAAAAGGATACCCCTGAACACCAGGTTCTGGGGAACAGCAGTGAGGGAGGACTGATGCCTGCCTGTTCTGCCTGTGTTGGCTTCCTGGAAGAGTGAGGCTGGACAAGGGCGGAACAGGATGGACCGGCCTGGTCTGTTGGACCAGGTGCGTTGTGCTCCTTCCATACAAGACCAAATGCCAGAAGGCTTGATCGAAACCCATGGCATCCAGATGATGGTGCAATCCCTCATTGTTTTGTTGCAATCATTTatgaaatgtatatcccgcccttcctcccaaaggagtcctgGGCAACCAACGCACAAACGACAAAGCAATGGCAACCtctgaaaagcaattccagtacagatgcaggctgggaaagATGTTGACTTGGCAAGACAGGAAGGCCTTCCGTAGGTACCAAATGTATTCAGGGATAACCTACCTCTGACCCTGGAGGTTCCACGGAGCCTGCATGCCTAGTAGGCAACAACagacccccctcctcctccatgaaggTGTCCAACCCCCTTTTCAAGCCGGATCAAACAGCGGCCACCCCCACCTCTTGTGGCAAACCTGCCATCTCCTCCTCATGCACCATCTTAAAGACTCAGTGCAGAATTTTACTTGTTATTTATTCAATttccatcccgcccttcctccccaagggagcccagggtggcactcgGGTGCCTTCCATATCAAACCAGCttctttcctctcccccacccccgcaTTTCCACCCCTGCCCTTTGCTTAACGCTAGCCTGGTGAAGAACTCTGCAGGACTCGGAAGCTTGCACCGTCCTTTAATTTTGTGCCCCTTTTTTCCCCAGTCGGTGCTGATAAAGGCGGTATGACTATTGGCCGACATATGGCTCAGTGCTTGCTACGCCTTTGCCAGCTTGGGGGTTTGGGGAATGGCAGCCCCAAAggagccccctcccccagctccttccccccccctcgccTTTTCCTCTCTCCACGTGGCTTTCCATCCGAGGAGCTGGCGCGGCTCTGGAGCTCCGTCGAGCGGCCAAGCCCGGGAGCGCAGCAGGGACGGAGCGACCAAAGCATGGGGAAGGCGAGGAAGACCCCGGCCGCTACCGCGACGCGGAAAGGCCCCCCGTCTGGGGGGAGGAAGCCTCCGCCTCCGGCCTCGATCCCTTCCCCCCGGGATCGGGCCTCCAAGGGCAAGGGGCCGCCGATCCAGAAGCCCCCGAAGGCGGCGGAGCGTCCGGCGCCTGGCGCCAGCCCGGACGAGCTGTGCGCCCTGGCCCTGGGGGCGCAGAAGGAACGCTGGCTCCAGTTTCAAAAGCGCCAGAGGGTGAGCTGCGAGGAGGCGGCCAAGCTCTTGCTGGATACCTTGTGAGTAAAAGGGGAGGCAAGGGGCACGATCCGGGCCCCGACCCCCCTTTAGTGTGCATGGCTCGCGAGGGTTTGGTTTCGTTGCGCGCCCCTACAATGAAAGCGCCAATCACCCGCGGTTGACTTGCTGGCTGCAGCCGCCTCCTCCCGTTTGGGGGAAGCGCTTTGTTTTGGGGGTGCTTCGG
This portion of the Rhineura floridana isolate rRhiFlo1 chromosome 21, rRhiFlo1.hap2, whole genome shotgun sequence genome encodes:
- the CENPV gene encoding centromere protein V — its product is MTIGRHMAQCLLRLCQLGGLGNGSPKGAPSPSSFPPPRLFLSPRGFPSEELARLWSSVERPSPGAQQGRSDQSMGKARKTPAATATRKGPPSGGRKPPPPASIPSPRDRASKGKGPPIQKPPKAAERPAPGASPDELCALALGAQKERWLQFQKRQRVSCEEAAKLLLDTFEYQGLVKHTGGCHCGAVRFEVWASADLHVFDCNCSICVKKQNKHFIVPASHFKLLKGTNSLTTYTFNTHCAQHTFCKTCGVQSFYTPRSNPDGYGIAPHCLDEGTVSSVTVEAINGKEWEKAVKAHPSIRCMSKQ